From one Pedobacter faecalis genomic stretch:
- a CDS encoding NifU family protein — protein sequence MTINVYTEQTPNPATMKFMVNKLLINGSEDFPTRESAEQSPFARELFKFNFVNGVFFASNFVTITKTDDAEWADVEPILKEFVKGAVESEYKIKDVSSEETPAFEGTDTEIKIQQILHDYVRPAVEQDGGAISYKSFDENEGVVTVELRGSCSGCPSSTITLKSGIQNLLQRMVPEVKEVISEAL from the coding sequence ATGACGATCAACGTATATACCGAGCAGACACCAAATCCTGCAACCATGAAATTCATGGTCAATAAGTTACTGATCAACGGTAGTGAAGACTTTCCTACAAGGGAAAGCGCAGAGCAATCACCCTTCGCCAGGGAGCTTTTCAAATTCAATTTTGTGAACGGTGTTTTCTTTGCCAGCAACTTCGTAACAATCACCAAAACAGACGACGCGGAATGGGCCGACGTAGAGCCGATCCTGAAAGAGTTTGTTAAAGGAGCTGTGGAATCGGAATACAAGATCAAAGACGTTTCATCTGAAGAAACACCTGCGTTTGAAGGCACCGACACCGAAATTAAGATTCAGCAGATCCTGCACGACTATGTGCGTCCGGCTGTAGAGCAAGATGGCGGTGCGATCAGCTACAAGTCGTTCGACGAAAACGAAGGCGTGGTGACTGTAGAGCTCAGAGGTTCATGCAGCGGATGCCCGTCCTCTACCATTACGCTTAAATCAGGTATCCAAAACCTGTTACAGCGCATGGTTCCAGAAGTAAAAGAAGTTATCTCCGAGGCACTATAA